The Cervus elaphus chromosome 22, mCerEla1.1, whole genome shotgun sequence genome has a window encoding:
- the LOC122680408 gene encoding olfactory receptor 6C2-like, giving the protein MRNHTITTFILLGLTDDPRMKVLAFIFLFFTYMLSVAGNLTIISLTLMDGHLRTAMYLFLQNFSFLEISFTTACIPRFLYNISTGDKVITYTACAVQVFFTYLFGITEFFLLATMSFDSYVAICKPLHYVTIMNNRVCHRLIISCWIAGLLVIIPPLSLGLNLEFCDSNVIDHFFCDATPLLKISCSDTWFIERMILVCAVLTFIMTLVCVVLSYMYIIMTILRFSSSQQRKKAFSTCSSHIVVVSITYGSCIFIYIKLSSKKDMAVNKGVSLLISSISPMLNPFIYTVRNKQVKKALQNLIKKIEFFLKK; this is encoded by the coding sequence ATGAGAAACCACACAATAACAACATTCATCCTGCTGGGACTGACTGATGACCCACGAATGAAAGTTCTagctttcatctttctttttttcacctaCATGTTGAGTGTAGCTGGGAACCTGACCATTATCTCCCTCACCCTCATGGATGGCCATCTCAGGACAGCCATGTACTTATTTCTccaaaatttctctttcttggaaaTCTCATTCACAACTGCCTGTATTCCCAGATTTCTGTACAACATATCAACTGGTGACAAGGTCATTACCTACACTGCTTGTGCTGTTCAAGTATTTTTTACTTACCTTTTTGGGATAACAGAATTTTTTCTTCTAGCCACTATGTCCTTTGACAGCTATGTGGCCATTTGCAAACCCCTGCATTATGTGACCATCATGAATAACAGAGTCTGCCACAGGCTTATCATCAGCTGCTGGATAGCTGGTTTGTTAGTCATCATTCCCCCACTTAGCCTGGGCCTCAATCTGGAATTCTGTGACTCTAATGTCATTGATCATTTTTTCTGTGATGCCACTCCCCTCCTAAAGATATCATGCTCAGACACATGGTTCATAGAGAGAATGATTCTGGTGTGTGCTGTCTTGACTTTCATCATGACTCTTGTGTGTGTTGTTCTGTCCTACATGTATATCATCATGACAATTCTAAGATTCTCTTCTtctcagcaaaggaaaaaagcctTTTCAACCTGTTCTTCCCACATAGTTGTAGTTTCCATCACTTACGGCAGCTGCATCTTCATCTATATCAAACTTTCATCCAAGAAAGACATGGCTGTTAACAAAGGAGTTTCTCTGCTCATTTCTTCTATTTCACCAATGTTGAACCCATTTATTTATACTGTAAGAAATAAGCAAGTGAAGAAAGCCTTGCAGAACTTGATCAAAAAGATCGAATTCTTCTtaaagaagtaa